In Patescibacteria group bacterium, a single window of DNA contains:
- the ppa gene encoding inorganic diphosphatase → MNLLHDIPAGDPKTTVNVIIEIPIGSGIKYEYDKDLQVIRADRFLYTAFKYPFNYGFIPGTWSEDEDPLDIIVVSSEAVTTGTLIECKVIGMLATEDEEGKDAKLLAVPKGKVDPVYKSVEKIDDLPESLVNKIKHFYENYKSIEPGKWVKVTGWKTREEAQEEIEKGIQRYKKEFKK, encoded by the coding sequence ATGAATTTACTTCATGACATACCAGCTGGAGATCCAAAGACTACCGTAAATGTAATCATTGAAATCCCAATTGGAAGCGGAATTAAATATGAGTACGATAAAGATTTGCAAGTAATTAGAGCTGATAGGTTTTTATATACAGCTTTTAAATATCCATTCAATTATGGTTTTATCCCAGGCACTTGGAGCGAAGACGAAGATCCACTTGATATTATTGTTGTTTCCTCTGAAGCAGTTACCACTGGTACATTAATAGAATGTAAAGTTATCGGAATGCTTGCAACAGAAGATGAAGAAGGGAAGGACGCAAAGTTGCTTGCAGTTCCTAAGGGAAAGGTTGACCCAGTTTATAAAAGTGTAGAGAAAATTGATGATTTACCGGAAAGTTTGGTTAATAAAATTAAGCATTTTTATGAAAATTATAAATCCATAGAACCTGGAAAATGGGTTAAAGTGACTGGATGGAAAACAAGAGAAGAAGCGCAAGAAGAAATTGAAAAAGGAATTCAAAGATATAAAAAAGAATTTAAGAAGTGA
- a CDS encoding DUF2730 family protein, with amino-acid sequence MTNKKPNYATKDDVREIVTDIVQQATDAIVTGMQKMFDNVPTKEEFKKLENKVDTLTVEVHYIKDEIKNINADISTMPRYKAIS; translated from the coding sequence ATGACAAATAAAAAACCTAACTATGCCACAAAAGACGATGTGCGAGAAATTGTGACTGATATCGTCCAACAAGCTACTGATGCAATAGTTACTGGAATGCAAAAAATGTTTGATAATGTTCCAACTAAAGAAGAATTCAAAAAACTTGAAAATAAAGTTGATACTTTAACAGTCGAAGTCCACTATATTAAAGACGAAATTAAAAACATTAACGCAGATATTTCTACAATGCCCAGGTATAAAGCCATATCATGA
- a CDS encoding DNA gyrase subunit B, with the protein MMANNSYTAESIQVLEGLEPVRKRPGMYIGSTDLRGLHECLREIVDNSVDEFFGGTARNITVFLTKDNGAIIKDDGRGIPVDIHKTQGVSALELAMTKLHAGGKFGGGAYKISGGLHGVGASVVNALSSYCMVIVLRDGKAYLQEYNQGKPKAKVHEISQDEIDKLIPKELNVKIGANNTGTITKFIPDTEIFKDLSFEDKKVETMLRDRAYLVAGLMFNLWDDRNEHEEHFYFEGGIKSLVDHSNRDKQRISDVIYINKDNSNEENGIICEVALQYTDTFTENVKGYVNGIYTTDGGTHVAGFRTGLTRSILDYAKKNGYTNDKLVLTGDDLKEGLSAVIYIKMPSESLQFESQTKAKLNNPEVQGFVATATKEGIDTYLEEHPSDAKAILDKVSLAAKARMAARAAKEAVIRKGALEGMGLPGKLADCQSNNPDECEIFIVEGDSAGGSAKTGRDRKFQAILPLFGKVLNTERARLDQIITSDKFKDLIVAVGAGISDQFNIEKLKYNRIIIMADADVDGSHITCLYLTFFYRHLREIVEQGHIYIAMPPLFKIEHGKQKKYVFSDEERDSYLRTLGSQKFKVQRYKGLGEMNAEELWDTTMNPATRVMKQVKIEDAQKADQIFTMLMGEEVPPRRKFIQTRAKTANLDI; encoded by the coding sequence ATGATGGCCAATAACTCCTACACAGCAGAATCTATACAAGTTCTTGAAGGATTAGAGCCTGTCCGAAAACGACCTGGAATGTACATTGGGTCGACAGATCTTCGAGGACTTCATGAGTGTTTGCGCGAAATTGTTGATAATTCAGTTGATGAATTTTTTGGAGGAACAGCGAGAAACATCACCGTCTTTCTCACAAAAGATAACGGCGCAATTATAAAAGACGACGGCCGAGGAATTCCAGTTGATATTCACAAAACACAAGGAGTTTCTGCTTTAGAGCTTGCAATGACAAAGCTTCATGCGGGGGGAAAATTTGGAGGAGGAGCTTATAAAATTTCCGGAGGACTTCATGGAGTGGGTGCGTCTGTAGTGAACGCTTTATCAAGTTATTGTATGGTAATAGTTTTAAGAGACGGAAAAGCTTATTTGCAGGAATATAACCAAGGAAAACCAAAAGCAAAAGTTCATGAAATAAGTCAGGATGAAATTGATAAATTAATCCCAAAAGAATTAAATGTAAAAATTGGCGCAAATAATACTGGAACAATTACAAAATTTATTCCAGACACTGAAATATTTAAGGATTTAAGCTTTGAAGATAAAAAAGTTGAAACAATGCTTCGCGACAGAGCATATTTGGTCGCGGGACTTATGTTTAATTTGTGGGATGACAGAAACGAACATGAAGAGCATTTTTACTTTGAGGGAGGAATTAAATCATTAGTTGATCACAGCAATCGCGACAAACAAAGAATTTCCGATGTAATTTATATAAACAAAGACAATTCTAATGAAGAAAATGGAATAATTTGCGAAGTAGCTCTTCAATATACAGATACTTTTACAGAAAATGTAAAGGGCTATGTAAACGGAATTTATACAACTGACGGAGGAACACACGTGGCAGGATTCAGGACCGGACTTACACGAAGCATTTTAGATTACGCAAAGAAAAATGGATATACAAATGATAAGTTGGTTTTGACGGGAGACGACCTCAAAGAAGGACTTTCAGCAGTAATTTACATTAAAATGCCTTCTGAAAGCCTGCAATTTGAAAGTCAGACAAAAGCGAAATTAAATAATCCTGAAGTACAAGGCTTTGTTGCAACTGCAACGAAAGAAGGAATTGATACTTATTTGGAAGAACATCCATCTGATGCAAAAGCAATTTTAGACAAAGTAAGCTTAGCTGCAAAAGCTCGAATGGCAGCGCGGGCTGCAAAAGAAGCAGTTATTCGAAAAGGTGCACTTGAAGGAATGGGACTACCCGGGAAATTAGCTGATTGCCAATCAAACAACCCAGATGAATGCGAAATATTTATCGTTGAGGGAGATTCAGCTGGAGGATCAGCGAAGACGGGCCGAGATCGTAAATTTCAAGCAATCTTGCCACTTTTTGGAAAAGTTTTAAATACAGAGCGAGCAAGACTTGACCAAATAATCACAAGCGATAAATTTAAAGATCTGATTGTTGCAGTTGGAGCTGGAATTTCGGATCAATTTAATATTGAGAAATTAAAATACAATAGAATTATTATTATGGCTGATGCTGACGTAGATGGATCTCACATTACCTGTCTTTATTTAACTTTCTTTTATAGGCATCTTAGAGAAATTGTGGAGCAGGGGCATATTTATATTGCTATGCCGCCGCTTTTTAAGATAGAGCATGGTAAGCAGAAGAAATATGTATTTAGTGATGAAGAAAGAGATTCTTATTTGAGAACTCTTGGATCACAAAAATTTAAAGTTCAGCGATACAAAGGGCTTGGTGAAATGAATGCAGAAGAGCTTTGGGATACAACCATGAACCCGGCAACAAGAGTTATGAAACAAGTAAAAATTGAGGATGCCCAAAAAGCTGACCAGATTTTTACAATGCTTATGGGAGAAGAAGTGCCACCTCGACGCAAATTTATTCAAACCCGTGCAAAAACTGCAAATTTGGATATATAA
- a CDS encoding ABC transporter ATP-binding protein has protein sequence MYKTLKKYHEYLMIRKFWFILFIVTTTISVVIDFSTPYFSKLFIDKIQANNLNGVLSLLFLYLAIMIVGNIFGNIKNFSGDISAVDGVKKLKLDVFKQIQDLDFAYHTQRNTGSLISAFKRGENAFWDLYDRFYSRVYPVIVGFVILVWYFLRIDYRIIVIFIVSAIITLIITKTLLPLNIKRRKAVNDKEDEISGIITDNLINYETVKLFAKEDWEQNRLDKELSDWKKIIWKYFVTYRYIDTALGNLINLGVFLVLFMSFNLVSGKTIGLSDFVLIISAVSLFFPQLFNMVYSIRQISQGYADIKKYLDILDEEVQIKDPANATILDHVKGDINFKNISFAYKSSRGSAVKNINLKIPAGKSIAFVGRSGVGKTTLVRLLMRFYDPTNGKITIDGINIKDFTKSNLRSFMGVVPQEPILFNNTIRYNIEYGAEKSTTLNEVERAAKIAHIDGFINSLPEKYKTEVGERGVKLSGGQKQRLAIARMILSNPDIIIFDEATSQLDSESEKLIQDAFWKAAKGKTTIIIAHRLSTIMKADEIIVMEKGRIVERDSHKNLLARKDSLYSKFWNLQQS, from the coding sequence ATGTATAAAACACTTAAAAAATATCATGAATATTTAATGATCAGAAAATTCTGGTTTATTTTGTTTATTGTCACAACAACGATTTCGGTTGTTATTGATTTCTCGACTCCTTATTTTTCCAAACTTTTTATTGATAAAATACAAGCCAATAATTTAAACGGAGTTCTTAGTCTTTTATTTTTATATTTAGCTATAATGATTGTCGGAAATATTTTTGGCAACATCAAAAACTTTTCCGGAGATATCTCAGCAGTTGATGGAGTAAAAAAACTAAAACTTGATGTTTTCAAACAAATTCAGGATTTAGATTTCGCTTACCACACTCAAAGAAATACTGGTTCTTTAATCAGTGCTTTTAAACGAGGAGAAAATGCCTTTTGGGATTTATATGATAGATTTTATTCCCGAGTTTATCCTGTTATTGTCGGCTTTGTTATTTTAGTTTGGTATTTTTTGAGAATTGATTACAGAATAATTGTTATTTTTATTGTCTCGGCAATTATTACTTTAATTATTACCAAAACCCTTTTGCCATTAAATATTAAAAGAAGAAAGGCAGTTAATGACAAAGAAGATGAAATCTCAGGAATAATTACAGATAATTTAATTAATTATGAAACTGTCAAACTTTTTGCAAAAGAAGACTGGGAGCAAAATAGATTAGATAAAGAATTATCTGATTGGAAAAAAATAATCTGGAAATATTTTGTAACCTATCGATACATTGATACAGCTCTTGGAAATTTAATTAATCTCGGCGTCTTTCTTGTACTTTTTATGTCTTTTAATTTGGTTTCTGGAAAAACAATTGGCCTTTCAGATTTTGTATTAATTATTTCAGCTGTTTCGTTATTTTTTCCTCAATTATTTAATATGGTTTATAGCATCAGGCAAATTTCTCAAGGTTATGCAGATATTAAAAAATATTTAGATATTCTCGACGAAGAAGTTCAAATTAAAGATCCCGCAAATGCAACAATATTAGATCACGTCAAAGGCGATATTAATTTTAAAAATATTTCCTTTGCATATAAATCAAGCCGTGGAAGTGCGGTCAAAAATATTAATTTGAAAATCCCAGCTGGAAAATCAATTGCTTTTGTTGGTAGGTCTGGAGTTGGCAAAACAACTTTAGTGCGATTATTAATGCGTTTTTATGATCCAACAAATGGAAAAATTACAATTGATGGAATAAATATAAAAGATTTTACAAAAAGCAATTTGAGATCTTTTATGGGAGTTGTTCCCCAAGAGCCAATTCTTTTTAATAATACTATTCGATACAATATTGAATACGGAGCCGAAAAGTCTACGACCCTGAACGAAGTCGAAAGGGCAGCAAAAATTGCTCATATTGACGGGTTTATTAATAGTCTCCCAGAAAAATATAAAACCGAGGTTGGAGAGCGCGGAGTGAAATTGTCTGGCGGGCAAAAACAGCGCCTTGCAATTGCAAGAATGATTTTAAGTAATCCAGATATTATTATATTTGACGAAGCAACAAGCCAATTGGATAGCGAAAGTGAAAAATTAATTCAAGATGCTTTTTGGAAGGCAGCCAAAGGTAAAACAACAATTATTATAGCTCACCGTCTTTCAACCATTATGAAAGCAGATGAAATTATCGTTATGGAAAAAGGAAGAATTGTCGAGCGTGATTCTCACAAAAATCTGCTGGCAAGAAAAGACAGTTTATATTCTAAATTCTGGAATTTACAACAAAGTTAG
- a CDS encoding SIMPL domain-containing protein (The SIMPL domain is named for its presence in mouse protein SIMPL (signalling molecule that associates with mouse pelle-like kinase). Bacterial member BP26, from Brucella, was shown to assemble into a channel-like structure, while YggE from E. coli has been associated with resistance to oxidative stress.): protein MKNIFFALGTLIVLVLAANFLPISRINWGKISIQPAGTITVTGTAQEDVTNQVATFNATVTATNADKQTAVNKVNTQMTALLAALKNFGIADADITTQSVNTYQNQAQTLIYPVPPQQTNNNDWTASNSISITLRDVSKASSLTDLLNNSGATNVYGPNLSVDQNTNTDSDLLTKAVADAKTKAQNIAKASGQTLGKIITLNEDGTSSPISPLFATKDQSASSVPAPIQPGTTTMSKSVTVTWELN, encoded by the coding sequence ATGAAAAATATTTTTTTTGCTCTAGGAACGTTAATTGTTTTAGTTTTAGCTGCAAACTTTCTACCAATCTCTAGAATTAATTGGGGAAAAATTTCTATACAACCGGCTGGAACTATTACAGTAACTGGAACAGCTCAGGAAGATGTAACTAATCAAGTTGCAACTTTTAATGCTACAGTTACAGCAACTAATGCAGATAAACAAACTGCTGTAAATAAAGTTAATACCCAAATGACTGCATTACTTGCAGCTCTTAAAAATTTTGGTATTGCCGATGCCGATATTACGACTCAAAGTGTAAATACTTATCAAAACCAAGCTCAAACTTTGATCTATCCAGTTCCACCACAGCAAACAAATAATAACGACTGGACAGCAAGCAATTCGATTTCTATAACTCTACGTGATGTCTCAAAAGCTTCAAGCCTTACTGATTTATTAAATAATTCAGGAGCAACCAATGTATATGGTCCAAATTTATCAGTTGATCAAAATACAAACACTGATAGTGATCTACTAACCAAAGCTGTAGCAGATGCCAAAACAAAAGCACAAAACATCGCCAAAGCTTCAGGCCAAACTCTTGGAAAAATAATCACCTTAAACGAAGATGGGACATCTTCTCCCATATCGCCATTATTTGCAACTAAAGATCAGTCAGCTAGTTCTGTCCCAGCTCCGATTCAGCCAGGAACAACTACAATGAGTAAGTCAGTTACAGTCACATGGGAACTCAATTAA
- the typA gene encoding translational GTPase TypA: MDIRNIAIIAHVDHGKTTLVDAMLRQSHTKIKKEIEQAGLIMDNNELERERGITIFSKNASVTYKDTKINIIDTPGHADFGGEVERVLKMADGVLLLIDAKDGPMPQTRFVLKNALKLGLKIIVVVNKIDIPEARPDWVLGKTFDLFLELGASDEATNFPIVYASAKNGVAGLTPNFSEMKDITPLFEAIIKEVPAPSGDPDKPLQMLATTLSYDSFKGRMVTGRIYNGRIKFGQDVMHINRERVQKKYRIVTLTGFQGLEKVDIKEAEAGDIVAVSGIPDITIGETIADPITPIALPVLSIEEPTIKMTFNINTSPFGGKEGEFKTGSQLKARLYRELESDVALKVEEAGGKWIVSGRGELHLAILIERMRREGYEFEVGRPTAITKTENGEKMTPWEKVYIESPDEYAGSVIQNMNKRHANMVDMKSEQGITYLEFDIATKNLFGMRSDLLTTTKGNGILNNSFMEFRKDDGVVLARDHGSLVAFETGITRLYGLINVQDRGELFVGPNENVYKGEVVGQNAREEDIDVNVCKEKKLSNMRSKGDGPQGHFNTPKKMSLEEALEYIDDTELVEVTPQNIRVRKIILDQVEAKRLAKLIK; this comes from the coding sequence ATGGATATTAGAAATATTGCTATTATTGCTCACGTTGATCACGGAAAAACAACTTTGGTCGATGCAATGCTTCGCCAATCTCACACTAAAATCAAAAAAGAGATTGAACAGGCAGGGCTTATTATGGATAATAATGAACTTGAACGAGAACGGGGAATTACCATTTTTTCCAAAAATGCCTCAGTTACTTATAAAGATACAAAAATAAATATTATTGATACACCAGGGCACGCTGATTTCGGAGGAGAAGTAGAACGCGTGCTTAAAATGGCAGACGGAGTATTGCTTCTTATTGATGCAAAAGACGGACCAATGCCGCAAACCAGATTCGTTTTGAAGAATGCACTTAAATTGGGACTAAAAATCATTGTTGTTGTTAATAAAATTGATATTCCAGAAGCACGACCTGATTGGGTTTTGGGAAAAACATTTGATTTATTTTTAGAGCTTGGAGCTTCTGATGAGGCAACAAACTTTCCAATTGTTTATGCATCTGCCAAAAACGGAGTTGCAGGACTCACTCCAAACTTTTCTGAAATGAAAGATATTACTCCTCTTTTTGAAGCTATTATAAAAGAAGTCCCAGCCCCGTCCGGAGATCCAGATAAACCACTTCAGATGCTTGCAACAACTTTAAGCTATGACAGCTTTAAAGGCAGAATGGTAACAGGACGCATTTATAACGGCAGAATAAAATTTGGCCAAGATGTGATGCATATAAATCGTGAAAGAGTGCAAAAGAAATACAGAATCGTGACACTTACCGGATTTCAAGGGCTTGAAAAAGTGGATATCAAAGAGGCAGAAGCAGGCGATATTGTCGCAGTTTCTGGAATTCCTGATATTACAATTGGAGAAACAATAGCTGACCCGATAACTCCAATTGCGCTCCCTGTTCTTTCCATTGAAGAGCCGACAATTAAAATGACTTTTAATATAAACACTTCGCCTTTTGGAGGCAAAGAAGGAGAATTTAAAACTGGAAGCCAACTTAAAGCAAGACTTTACCGTGAGCTTGAGTCTGACGTTGCTCTTAAAGTTGAAGAAGCGGGAGGAAAATGGATTGTATCAGGGCGAGGGGAACTTCATTTGGCAATTTTGATTGAACGCATGAGAAGAGAAGGTTATGAATTTGAAGTAGGACGCCCAACTGCGATTACAAAAACTGAAAATGGTGAAAAGATGACTCCTTGGGAAAAAGTTTATATCGAGTCACCTGATGAATATGCAGGATCGGTCATTCAAAATATGAATAAAAGACATGCAAATATGGTTGATATGAAAAGCGAGCAGGGAATCACTTATTTAGAGTTTGATATTGCTACAAAAAATTTATTTGGAATGCGATCTGATTTATTAACAACTACAAAAGGAAACGGAATTTTAAATAATAGTTTTATGGAATTCCGTAAAGATGACGGAGTAGTACTTGCTCGAGATCATGGAAGCTTAGTTGCCTTTGAAACTGGAATTACAAGACTTTATGGATTAATTAATGTACAGGACCGGGGAGAGCTTTTTGTCGGGCCAAATGAAAATGTTTATAAAGGCGAAGTTGTTGGGCAAAATGCTCGCGAGGAAGATATTGACGTAAATGTTTGTAAAGAAAAGAAACTTTCAAATATGAGAAGTAAGGGAGATGGGCCTCAAGGGCATTTTAACACACCAAAGAAAATGAGTTTGGAGGAAGCATTGGAATATATTGATGATACAGAATTAGTTGAAGTGACTCCACAAAATATTCGTGTCCGAAAAATTATTTTGGACCAAGTTGAAGCAAAAAGACTTGCAAAGTTAATAAAATAA
- a CDS encoding DUF1697 domain-containing protein: MKYIAFLRGVNVGGNSLIKMSDLKKIFEDLGFTNVQTYINSGNVIFEGDRKYFSKIPYKSFIISEKELNNVIENAPNSWKENDLRKYVAFVMDDLSPKDLAKEIKLKENIDYLDAGKNWLYLTTKLDGLTKSSFKDLIKLKFYKSLTIRNYNTILKINKIITS, encoded by the coding sequence ATGAAATATATAGCTTTTCTTCGTGGAGTTAATGTTGGCGGCAATTCTCTTATCAAAATGTCAGACCTTAAAAAAATTTTTGAAGATCTCGGATTTACAAACGTCCAAACTTACATCAATAGCGGCAATGTAATTTTTGAAGGAGACAGGAAATATTTTTCTAAAATTCCCTATAAATCTTTTATTATTTCAGAAAAAGAATTAAATAACGTAATAGAAAATGCACCAAATTCCTGGAAAGAAAATGATTTAAGAAAATATGTAGCTTTTGTTATGGATGATTTAAGTCCAAAAGATTTAGCAAAAGAAATCAAATTAAAAGAAAATATAGATTATCTCGACGCTGGTAAAAATTGGCTATATCTGACAACAAAATTAGATGGACTTACAAAAAGCAGTTTCAAAGATTTAATTAAATTAAAATTTTATAAAAGCCTAACAATCAGAAATTACAATACAATTTTGAAGATAAATAAAATTATCACTTCTTAA
- a CDS encoding SH3 domain-containing protein: MADKQDRMSERIKNITRGALAFGTAMFVGARVVQGQQNSQIENTMGPQKNSLTTAAVDKDQSHIRRVTPPPTNFDTQFGQLPKRVPEFTVPTDPAAFETSYLQSTLANIDPSQINFGDPTIQDLLAQDASTIMEDNSKIIQTIAATEPKDKVGKFTISLEVGSISGSNLVGGIIHEIHPDNTDTYYVYDSTDGLVIPVSLAPGLKLEMFIRNEASGFQRPVVGVRDPKSGGIWVLTEDPLNQGTSFALEKASDFTSTYGIRDKSGWAQGVVNTSANLRPDSNTNSQPLAVLPEATEVVITGQVTGSDQQPWYQVSVNGKNGFIKADLVKEGSFNANSLRTVFVDNNGIYQFDSNNNLVITKLSAPEANVNTFFNFDAVRSTLNSAELATMNSVMESYPGRNTDQMVKDAQTLGITNITWNKDNLCFQGQDQQGHVLCYFGHTQPTSAENGSWSYAATPIQSSDYKEGVSGLKISFFTAVGSQRNNNSFYFDWNSAYLSQPGTDTLLNGTIQSIKKDTGIDVTGKHIINVNYPGETTSAVLTKNDAQKLGSFDIVLPDTLTAGKQNFGDVILIRSVENPNEGKQDTYPGAADWLFGATAFNIMNAPFAGQVAPITTGTLNEINNSLNKYQAIGNDIYNNYLQASNLPGAIFIIKNISSNSNS; encoded by the coding sequence ATGGCAGATAAACAAGATAGAATGTCAGAAAGAATAAAAAATATCACAAGAGGAGCATTAGCTTTTGGTACAGCTATGTTTGTGGGAGCACGAGTAGTTCAAGGTCAACAAAACTCTCAGATAGAAAATACGATGGGTCCACAAAAAAACAGTTTAACGACCGCGGCTGTAGATAAGGACCAAAGCCATATTAGACGAGTAACACCTCCGCCAACAAATTTTGATACACAATTTGGGCAGCTACCTAAAAGAGTTCCTGAATTTACGGTTCCAACAGATCCAGCAGCATTTGAGACGAGTTATTTACAAAGTACACTAGCTAACATTGATCCTTCACAGATTAACTTTGGAGATCCTACAATTCAAGATTTACTGGCTCAGGATGCCTCAACGATCATGGAGGATAATAGCAAAATTATCCAAACTATCGCTGCAACAGAACCTAAGGATAAAGTTGGCAAATTTACAATTTCTTTAGAAGTAGGTTCTATTTCGGGAAGTAATCTCGTAGGCGGAATTATTCATGAAATTCATCCTGATAATACAGATACATATTATGTTTACGATTCAACAGATGGCTTGGTTATTCCGGTTAGTTTAGCTCCGGGATTGAAGTTAGAAATGTTTATCAGAAACGAGGCGAGTGGTTTTCAGAGACCAGTCGTTGGGGTTCGAGATCCAAAATCAGGTGGGATCTGGGTCCTGACCGAAGATCCACTGAACCAAGGTACATCGTTTGCGTTAGAAAAGGCTAGCGATTTTACTTCCACTTACGGAATAAGAGATAAAAGTGGCTGGGCTCAAGGAGTAGTTAATACTTCTGCAAACTTAAGACCTGATAGTAATACTAATTCTCAACCCTTAGCTGTTTTGCCTGAAGCAACAGAAGTGGTTATAACGGGACAAGTAACAGGTAGCGATCAGCAACCTTGGTACCAAGTAAGCGTAAATGGTAAAAACGGCTTTATAAAGGCAGATTTGGTAAAAGAAGGATCATTTAATGCAAATTCATTAAGAACTGTTTTTGTTGATAATAATGGAATATATCAATTTGACAGTAATAATAATCTCGTAATTACTAAATTAAGTGCTCCTGAAGCAAATGTAAACACTTTTTTTAACTTTGATGCAGTTAGATCAACTCTAAATTCAGCTGAGCTTGCCACAATGAATAGTGTAATGGAATCTTATCCAGGAAGAAATACTGATCAAATGGTTAAAGATGCACAAACTTTAGGAATAACTAATATTACCTGGAACAAAGACAACTTATGTTTCCAAGGACAAGACCAACAAGGTCATGTACTTTGTTACTTTGGACATACACAACCAACAAGTGCAGAGAATGGAAGTTGGTCATATGCAGCTACTCCAATACAATCTTCGGATTACAAAGAGGGAGTAAGTGGACTAAAGATTAGTTTTTTCACTGCAGTTGGCTCACAAAGAAACAATAACTCTTTTTATTTTGATTGGAACAGCGCTTATCTCAGCCAACCTGGTACCGATACCCTTTTGAATGGAACAATTCAATCCATAAAAAAAGATACCGGGATAGATGTTACGGGAAAACATATTATTAACGTAAACTACCCTGGCGAAACTACAAGTGCAGTTTTAACGAAAAACGACGCACAAAAGCTAGGTTCTTTTGACATTGTACTGCCAGACACTCTAACTGCGGGTAAGCAAAATTTTGGCGATGTTATTTTGATAAGATCCGTCGAGAATCCTAATGAAGGTAAACAAGACACGTATCCAGGCGCTGCAGACTGGCTATTCGGAGCTACTGCATTTAATATAATGAATGCTCCTTTTGCAGGACAAGTAGCACCAATAACAACGGGTACATTAAATGAAATTAATAATTCGCTCAATAAATACCAAGCTATTGGAAATGATATATACAATAATTATTTACAAGCCAGTAATCTTCCTGGAGCAATATTTATAATTAAAAACATCTCCAGTAATTCAAATTCCTAA